The genomic interval CCGGAATGGATGCGGCCTGGGCGCGGCCGCTGATTGCGCTTGCACCTGCAAAGGCCGCGCTTCCCAAAAATCCTCGGCGAGAAAACATGTCTGCCTCCGTTCAGTGGCCGCCGGCAGGGGCTGCCGCGGCGGTGGTTGTGGCGTTGTCGGCTGTTGCGGCAGGCGAGCCGCCGCCATTCACGGCCGTCTGAAGCTCGGACTGCGCCAGCCAGAATTTTTGCTTGGCGTCGATGGCGCCGCGCAGCGAGGCGAGACGCTGCCGGGCTTCGGTGAGCAGCGCAAAAATGTCCACCTGCATGCTGGAGAAGCGGAGCTGCATCTCCTCGGTGATGATCTTGCGCAAGGGCAGGATCTCGCGCTGGTAGTGGCTCGCGATGTCCCAGGTCGATCGGTAGACCCGATAAGCATCCCGCGCCTCCGAGCGCACATTGACTGCACGCTCGGTCAGGCGGTTGAAGGCGAGGTTGTAGGTCTCGACCGACTGGCGGACGCGTACCTCGCCGCCGTCGAAGATCGGGATCTGGAACTGGACGTCGAATCCGCGTTCGCGGAACGGCGTGCTATCGGGATCCCTCGTGCGGCGGTCGATGCCGGCGAGATCGAGCAAGGTCACGAAGCGTGTCGCCTCGGTCAGGTTTTGCGCCTTTGCGAGCGCCGTCAGCTCGAGCCGCGCGATCTGCAGATCGATGCGATGCGCGACCGCGTCGACCTCGATCGAGGGCAGTGACAACGGCCGTCGCGGCAGCGCCGGCAATTGGTTGGCAAGACGGAAGTCGAGCCCGCCGTCCCAAAGCCCCATCAGACGCGCAAGCCGCTCGCGCGCGCTCGTCGCCGCCTGCCGCGCCGTCGCGAGATCGGCGGTGGTCTCGGCATAGAAGACCTGCTCGCGAGCCTGATCGAGCTTGTTGATCGATCCGGTCTCGCCGAGCTTGACCGCAAGCTGTGCCGTCGACTCGGCGGTCGATTTCGCATCGGTAAGCAGCACCACCATCTCGTTGGCGCCGACCGCACGGAAGTAGCTGCGCCGTACATCGGCGGCGAGCCGCAGCGTCGCCAGTGCCGCGCGCAACTGCGCTTGCCGGAAACGGTCACGCGCGATGTCGGAGCGGAACGGCAGCGTCGCCAACGCTAGGATGTCGCCCACGACCTGCCGCTCGATCTCGCTCGCGCCATTGCCAGCGATCCGCGAGACCGAGAACACCGGGTTGGGCGGCAGGCTGTCAGCGACGAGATCGGTTTCGGCCAGCGCGAGCTCGTTATAAGCCGCCTGCAGGCCCTTGTTGTTGAGAAGCGCGATCTGAACTGCGGCATCGGCGCTCAGCGTTCGCGCTAGCAGGCGGCGAACGTTGTCATTGACGGTTTCGGCGCCCTCAGCCGAACGGACGAAAGCGACGTCCTTCTTGATGGCCTGCGCGGTCAGCTCGGACACCGCCGTCATGCCGGCATCCGGCGAGAACGCGGCGCAGCCGGAGAGACCGAGCGCTGCGAGGACGAGCAGGCATCGCGTGAGCGTGTGGACCATCTTGTCGCTCATGGCGCGCTCCTACCGGTCCTGCTTTTGCGGCGTGACGCTGTCATTGCGCTCGCGCCAGGGCGCGGGCGTTGCAGGCCGCAGGCTGCTGTAAGGTGCGATCGTCGAGCGGTAGCCGACGCGCTTAACCGGCGCCGCTGGGTCGGCGGGATCGGCCTGCGCGAGCGGCGCCGTCGTCGCGGGCATGCAGCCCGACAACGCGATCGCGATGGTGGCCAGA from Bradyrhizobium arachidis carries:
- a CDS encoding TolC family protein, translated to MSDKMVHTLTRCLLVLAALGLSGCAAFSPDAGMTAVSELTAQAIKKDVAFVRSAEGAETVNDNVRRLLARTLSADAAVQIALLNNKGLQAAYNELALAETDLVADSLPPNPVFSVSRIAGNGASEIERQVVGDILALATLPFRSDIARDRFRQAQLRAALATLRLAADVRRSYFRAVGANEMVVLLTDAKSTAESTAQLAVKLGETGSINKLDQAREQVFYAETTADLATARQAATSARERLARLMGLWDGGLDFRLANQLPALPRRPLSLPSIEVDAVAHRIDLQIARLELTALAKAQNLTEATRFVTLLDLAGIDRRTRDPDSTPFRERGFDVQFQIPIFDGGEVRVRQSVETYNLAFNRLTERAVNVRSEARDAYRVYRSTWDIASHYQREILPLRKIITEEMQLRFSSMQVDIFALLTEARQRLASLRGAIDAKQKFWLAQSELQTAVNGGGSPAATADNATTTAAAAPAGGH